One genomic segment of Occultella kanbiaonis includes these proteins:
- a CDS encoding DUF948 domain-containing protein, with product MSLGDIAGLIAAIAFVLLVGALAIPLFKLGRVMDEARTSLAQITEHTLPVIDEAAQTITSTNGQIAKVDTVTTAVAEVSTNVSAMTSLVAATVGAPLIKVAAFSLAVRGLFGKAEKK from the coding sequence ATGTCATTGGGAGACATCGCAGGTCTGATCGCGGCGATCGCGTTCGTGCTGCTCGTGGGAGCGCTCGCGATCCCGCTGTTCAAGCTCGGCCGCGTCATGGACGAGGCCCGTACGTCCCTGGCCCAGATCACCGAGCACACCCTCCCGGTGATCGACGAGGCCGCCCAGACGATCACCTCCACCAACGGCCAGATCGCCAAGGTGGACACGGTCACGACCGCGGTGGCCGAGGTCTCCACGAACGTGTCCGCGATGACGTCCCTGGTCGCCGCCACGGTCGGCGCGCCGCTGATCAAGGTGGCGGCCTTCTCGCTGGCGGTGCGCGGCCTGTTCGGCAAGGCGGAGAAGAAGTGA